In one window of Lewinella sp. 4G2 DNA:
- a CDS encoding FKBP-type peptidyl-prolyl cis-trans isomerase: MRIIYSALLAGAILTGCQDSTTGGLTTSELGNRYEVTNAGSGEAIQTGEYVYFHAKMKTEGDSVLFDTRTTGGEMPVVQAAADDVTEIGPVEDVLRYLKEGGSAMIRVNIEEFPSKPPGLENDTVIIYDIDVMEVLTEEAFEVRREEEMAKLEAKRDVVRVRGEERRTFAEDIRNQYAAGKLGEVQTTETGLKYIIHEEGTGEQAQAGDRVTVQYIGQLAEDGKLFDQSFERGEGIPFQLGARQVIPGWDEGIALLKEGAKATFFIPSDLGYGAQGTPDGSIPPGAELAFYVELEKVTK, encoded by the coding sequence ATGCGCATAATTTATTCCGCACTGCTCGCCGGTGCCATCCTGACCGGATGCCAAGACTCCACCACCGGTGGGCTCACGACGTCCGAACTCGGCAACCGCTACGAAGTAACGAATGCGGGCTCCGGCGAAGCCATCCAGACGGGTGAGTACGTGTACTTCCACGCCAAGATGAAAACGGAAGGCGATAGCGTCCTTTTCGATACGCGCACCACCGGCGGCGAAATGCCCGTCGTGCAGGCTGCCGCCGACGACGTGACCGAGATCGGCCCCGTTGAAGACGTACTCCGCTACCTGAAGGAGGGTGGCTCGGCGATGATCCGCGTCAACATCGAAGAGTTCCCCAGCAAGCCCCCCGGCCTGGAGAACGACACCGTCATCATCTACGACATCGACGTGATGGAAGTCCTCACCGAAGAAGCCTTCGAGGTACGCCGCGAAGAAGAAATGGCGAAGCTCGAAGCAAAGCGTGACGTTGTCCGCGTCCGTGGCGAAGAACGCCGCACTTTCGCCGAAGACATCCGCAACCAGTACGCCGCCGGCAAACTGGGTGAAGTACAGACGACCGAGACCGGTCTCAAATACATCATCCACGAAGAAGGTACCGGCGAACAGGCCCAGGCCGGCGACCGCGTGACGGTACAGTACATCGGCCAACTCGCCGAAGACGGCAAGCTGTTCGACCAGTCCTTCGAGCGTGGTGAAGGCATCCCCTTCCAGCTCGGTGCCCGCCAGGTCATCCCCGGTTGGGACGAAGGCATCGCCCTGCTGAAGGAAGGCGCCAAGGCGACCTTCTTCATTCCTTCCGACCTCGGTTATGGTGCCCAGGGCACGCCCGATGGTTCCATCCCTCCCGGCGCTGAACTCGCGTTTTACGTGGAGTTGGAGAAGGTGACGAAATAG